The Deltaproteobacteria bacterium genome includes the window CACGTCCAGAATTTCGGGATCATCATCTACGATCAGTATCTTTTCCATAGTAAATGCCCGCCCCGTTCAAACAAAAGCAATATTGAAATCGCGGAAGTTCCTTACCGATCCCGCAGCCCTTCTATAAGCCTAATCTGAAAACAAATCAAGAGCATTATCGGTCGCCAATATAATCCCCGCGCTGAAACTTAAATGCCTCGACACTGGCGGTGACAGATATCTGATTTACGAGTCTAGCAAGTTCGTCATTCCCCCTCTGATAAGAGAGTGATTGCACATCCAAACCCTTGAGCGCCTGCTGCATCCGGAGGACTATGGGCTCAATTGACCTCAACGTCTTTCTTGGATTACTCAAAGCCTGTGCGTACTCCTCCATCAAATCAAGCAGATTAGACGCACGTTGCAAGGCTGCTGGTCTGCCAACCGAGGAAACCTCACTGCAGGAAACTGGAGCGACCTCACTTGCGGAAACCGGGGCATCTTCAGAACATTTGTTAGCATGCACCATATCCATGGTCCTGTCCAAAACCTGAGCAAAGCTCTTGTCTTTCCTTGCCTTTTCGTGGCCGGCAGGTTTTGTTGAGTGAATAGCCCCGGTTATTTTATCAACATCCATTGAATACACCCCCTTTTGCGATTCGGGCTTATAGATCTATTTGGCAAACACCTGAGTCAACTTCTCTTTTATGGCATCAGCCGTGAACGGTTTTACGACGTAATTGCTCACACCAGCCTGAACCGCCTCCAATACGTTATCCTTTTGAGCCTCTGCCGTAACCATTAGAAACGGGATATTCTTTGTCGATTCTTCCGCCCTTACATTTTTCAACAGATCCAGGCCGGTCATCTTGGGCATATTCCAGTCAGATATGATCAAATCCACTTCGTTCTTCTTGAGCACCGCGAGGGCTGTTGTGCCATCGTCGGCCTCCAATATATTGGCAAACCCGATTTGTTTCAAAACGTTCTTTATAATCCGCCGCATAGTAGCAAAATCGTCAACTACCAACACGTTCATGTTCAAATTCATAACTTGTTTCTCCGTCAAATCCGGTTCTTAGTCTTCAAAACAGACCTCAACAGTAAAATCCCCGCTATCCGTGCTGAAAGGGATTGCCGTTACGGTATGCCTGGAAACATGGGTAATGGTGTGGTTTTCTCCCATGATCACGATAGGGATGGCGGCCTGCAATGACCTTCCCAGTTCGGCAAGTTCTTTTCTGGCTTGCCCGGAGATCATGTTCGTAATCTCCCCAACGGCATCTCTTATCTCATCATTCAGTTCCTCCATTTTCTCTCCAAACATGTTCGACACAATGGGAAGAATGCTTTGTCTGGCAAAGCTAACCGAAATTGTGCAGTTGGCTTCACCCGTCAGGCCGAGAATCCCTGAAACATCTCCCAGGGCGACTTCATCCTTTTTCAGATAGGGTTTTCCAGCCCGGGCCTTGGTGAAAGCCATGGTCTCAAGGACCTTAACCGTTGCATCAACAAATGGGTTGATCAATTTCGCATCCATGCTTATTCCTTATTTGTTCCTTCCAGACCTGAAGGCTCCATAACTGTCATCTTGAAAAAAGCGCCGTCAATATCAAAAACGGCGCCTTGCGCTATCGCAAGTTCTGAGCAGGTCTGCAATCTTTCTGCATCAGGAACGTCAAGGCCGACACTGTTGTCGAGTTCAAGAGCAGTCACAAGGTTTCCGCCAATGATGTTGGCAGCCTCTCTGAATGTATCCACAAGATCGGCCTCTTCAACCGGCTGGTCCGTGCCAAAAAGACTCTTAGCCATATCCATAACCAGTTTGTCAGAAGCATACAGCACAAAAACCTCCGAACCGTTTTTCACTCCAACCCCGGCCTTGAAACACGACTCGGGCAAAGGAGGCGCTGGATCACCTTCTTCAATCGCCTCAGGAAACATGAAGTACATACTCTCAAACACATCGCGAACGACCCTCTTAACCCCTTCTTGCATATCCTCTCTTTTTTTCATCTTCGACTCCATCTATAGTCATTGTTTTTGATAAACAGTCGGCCGAATGTACCTGAAAGGACGCTCCCCAACCCCTCTACATCCTTTGGATCGAGCATCACCACTTCAAGGGCGAATTTGTCGAGTAACTCTCCAGCATTATCCAGATAGTCTTCCGTGAATCAACAATCCTTCATCGCAATACCGATCCTTTTTTTCACGCATCGCTTACGACCAGGAGAAAAACGTCTTTTATGTTGTTAAGGGATCCAGCCGTAATTCTTATCTTCTTCTTCCCGTTTCTATCCTTCTTCAGATGGGTTATGTAGTCTGCAGGCTCTTTTTCGGGCTGTTGCATTCGCCTTTGGGTAAAATCGACAAGCCCTTCCTGAGAAGCATCATCAATCACCTCCGCAATATTCAGGCCAATTAAATCCGCCTGGCTATGGCCCACTAAATCTGCAAAGGCTTGATTGGCTCCCAATATGAATGTCTTGCGGCCCACAAAGGCGGGGTTTTCTATCTCCTCAACAATCAAAAGTTTTTGCAGGATAGAACCATGATAGGCCCCGTTAGAGGGCAGGTCTCTGCCTCTGTTTTTTGACCTGCTCTTCTGCATCTTCACAACCTCGGGCAAAGGGATACCATGAGTGTCCAATATTCGAACTACTTCGTCGGCGGGGATCTTATAATTTCTTCCGACCCTGACACCCTTGATCCTGCCCTTCTCAATCCACCGCCTCACGGTGGTATGGAACACACCTAGCCACCCGCCCACTTCAGGGGTCGAAAAAAGAGTCTTCTCCATGCCTTGCTCCTATAAATACAAAATATTCTATTGCTCTTATCTATCGGCAAAACCGCCCTGAATCGTTAGCCAATTTTCTTGCGGATTGTCAGGCAAAGCCTCCATGTGTTGATAGAAAAGGTTTGATAATTAGAAAATCGGGATTCTATTAAGTATGCATTAATCGCACCAAAATTTGCCTCTGACCTGAGAAATCAGGAGGTCAGATGAAATATGTGCTTCTCAGGGAGTTCGGGCTGCGCGGTTCCCATAAGCAAGCGCCGGGGTGCATTAAGGCTTTTTCTCCCGCAACCGTTCAAGGGTTTAGGGTTCCAGGTTCCAGGGTAGTGAAAGGTTAACAGGGTGAACTCTGAACCTGTGAACCTCTACGGAAGGTCTCGATTGATCGTTAGGGATGGCAAGGGAGGTGAATAGTGAAGGTTGTCTGATCAGGAACACTTTCAAATGCAATATTACCCTGGCAATTCTCGAGAAAAAGGGACACGAGCGTGAGACCAACCCCCATATGTTCCTCGACCTTGCCTTCGTAGTCTATTTGCCTCTTCGTAGTGAAAAAGGGCTCAAATATCCGCGGGCGATCTTCTTCTGAAATACCGCAACCCGTGTCCCGTACATTTATGATAACACCATCCTCGTGCTTAGCAGTTTCAACGGTGAGGCCTTTTTCCTCAGAGTTCACCATGGCCTCCAAGGCATTTCGAATCAGGTTTAACATAATCACACAAAGATCCGAATATCGTCCCCTGACATTCGGAAGGCTATCATCCAGCCGGAAACTCTTCTGCACACGGTGCTTAAAAAACATGTCTGCTTTGAGCAAGGTGAGCGTGTCTTTAACAACCTCGTTAATTCTCACCTGCCCGATCTCAGAACGCCGTTTGGCAAGGATATCTCTTGTGAGAAAACCCAGACTCTCGTTTAAATCATCGAGGCCTTTCACAAAAGAGTCTATTCGTTGTTTCATGCGGTCTGACAAGGCCACTGCTTCGGCATCATCGGTCCCTTCAAGCATCTTCTGCAGCTTGCCTATATCCTGCTGCACTTGTTCGGAGCGAATCCAAAGGATTTGAAGAGGTCCGTTGAGGTTGTGGACAAATCCTTCAAGGGTTCGAACAAAGTACACGCCACAATAGTGATCAGTGAGCTTTTTCAACAGCATCAGTTCCCTGGATAGTGGCGATGGATATGCGTTGGAATTCTGTTGGAGATCACTCATTTTCCGGCTTTCTTCCTTTCTTTTTCCCTCCTT containing:
- a CDS encoding response regulator, translating into MNLNMNVLVVDDFATMRRIIKNVLKQIGFANILEADDGTTALAVLKKNEVDLIISDWNMPKMTGLDLLKNVRAEESTKNIPFLMVTAEAQKDNVLEAVQAGVSNYVVKPFTADAIKEKLTQVFAK
- a CDS encoding chemotaxis protein CheX, producing MDAKLINPFVDATVKVLETMAFTKARAGKPYLKKDEVALGDVSGILGLTGEANCTISVSFARQSILPIVSNMFGEKMEELNDEIRDAVGEITNMISGQARKELAELGRSLQAAIPIVIMGENHTITHVSRHTVTAIPFSTDSGDFTVEVCFED
- a CDS encoding chemotaxis protein CheX; its protein translation is MKKREDMQEGVKRVVRDVFESMYFMFPEAIEEGDPAPPLPESCFKAGVGVKNGSEVFVLYASDKLVMDMAKSLFGTDQPVEEADLVDTFREAANIIGGNLVTALELDNSVGLDVPDAERLQTCSELAIAQGAVFDIDGAFFKMTVMEPSGLEGTNKE
- a CDS encoding excisionase family DNA-binding protein, whose amino-acid sequence is MEKTLFSTPEVGGWLGVFHTTVRRWIEKGRIKGVRVGRNYKIPADEVVRILDTHGIPLPEVVKMQKSRSKNRGRDLPSNGAYHGSILQKLLIVEEIENPAFVGRKTFILGANQAFADLVGHSQADLIGLNIAEVIDDASQEGLVDFTQRRMQQPEKEPADYITHLKKDRNGKKKIRITAGSLNNIKDVFLLVVSDA
- a CDS encoding GHKL domain-containing protein, producing the protein MSDLQQNSNAYPSPLSRELMLLKKLTDHYCGVYFVRTLEGFVHNLNGPLQILWIRSEQVQQDIGKLQKMLEGTDDAEAVALSDRMKQRIDSFVKGLDDLNESLGFLTRDILAKRRSEIGQVRINEVVKDTLTLLKADMFFKHRVQKSFRLDDSLPNVRGRYSDLCVIMLNLIRNALEAMVNSEEKGLTVETAKHEDGVIINVRDTGCGISEEDRPRIFEPFFTTKRQIDYEGKVEEHMGVGLTLVSLFLENCQGNIAFESVPDQTTFTIHLPCHP